tcaatcaacattaTGAAAGTGCCATATGCCTCATCTACTCAAACTTTGATTTCGTGAATGTTGTTTTTAAACACAGATTTACATCCCAGAAGCAACCATAGATTTCTCTAAGCATGTGTTAATCAAGGCCAAACAAGCTCTAAGCTCCCTTGTTCAACTCATCCATTGTGAAGAGAAGATCACAACCATCCATCAAGAACAAGATCAGCAAACAGATTATCAACCACCAAATTCATTGGAGACTAATAACATGAACTGCTTTGTAGATGGCACCAGGTGCCAGTTTTCACCATGTGCACTTGGCAACCGACTCCCTCTCTGCGCCATTGGCTTCGCTGCAGGGACCACAGGCGGTGCGGGCGGGCCATACTACATGGTCAGCCAATCAGACGATGACCCAAATGACCCAGTCCCAGGAACTCTCCGTTACGCTGTTGATTTCGCGGGGAGAAACAAAGGAGGGGCTTGGATCATCTTCAAAAGGAGCATGATGATTAAGCTCAAGGAAAAACTATGGATTAGTTCTAATACAACAATAGATGGGAGGGGTGTGAATGTAACCATTGTCGGGAAAGGCCTTGTTCTTGCAAGGGTGAGCAATGTGATCTTGCACAACTTTGAGGTGGTGTCCACCGGGCAAAGCGATACCGTCCATGTGTTTGATGGGTCACACCATGTCTGGATCGACCACCTGAGCTCGCATGATGGAAATTTGGGGCTGGTCACGGTCCTTCAAGGATCGACGGACGTGACCGTCTCTAATTGCTATCTTTCCAATCACAACTTCAACATGTTGTTGGGTGCATCGGATGAGGATACCATGGATCACATACTAAGAGTAACGGTTTATCGGAATTGGTTCGATTCATCTAACCAAAGGATGCCGCATTGCAGGTTAGTAAACAAGTCCACAATAAGACCCAAAAAAGATTTTTACCCTCCGATTTCAATCTTTGAAGTGTGCCACCTTTTAAGCCCACTTGATTCGTACACACCTAGAGTTGTATACGAACCAAGTTAGCTAGGTTAACTCACTTGACTTCACTAGGAAAAGCTGGACTTGGCTCAAAACTtggtttgagctgagtcgagcaatTTTTTGAGTTTGATAAAATTTCAAGCCAAGCCTGAGCTAGACCAAACTCGAATCGATTCGGCCTGGAACTTGACTCAAACTTGTCTAAGTTTGAATCGATTCAACTCTGATTGGGTTcacttaaataaattatatatatatatatataaaacctaaactcaaactcagctcgtaGGCTCAAACTTGAACTTGGATCGAAAGATTGAGTTCAATCTTGGCTCGAATCTAGCTCGAGTTGGCCCCAGTTGCTGACCCAGCCGAGTTGAGCTGCCCAATAacgcttgaggaccgagccgagccgagcggagtttgactgagatagcttgctggccgagccaagccaagctaggccaagcttgactcagttcgacaTGTGTACAGTTCTATAACACACCCATATGGCCATATTCCATTTCAAGAATTGGAATTGGAAATCTGAACCCATTTCAATCCCTGTAATGGAAAATGGATGTATGCAAGATATCAAGAGGTTTTCTAGCAGGGTTTCTACCCGAGGCTCACCCAATCTGTTGGCCCTTCTGGCCCATCAtttgagatccagaccattcatctagaaTCTCCAGGATTATATGGCCAACATAGAAAGAATGTCTGTGGTTAGGAGGGATCATCAGAGTCAGAAATTGCTCTTCTAAACCACTGTTTCCAAGTTGCTTTTTATAGATGATGAGTTTTCTGATGAGTCAAATTCCTACCGTGTACAATCTGTACAAAATTTtgtagatgaacggtctggatcataacAAATTGAGCCAGAAGCAGCGACCAGGTCATGAAAAATCCAACTAGCTTAATAGAACACTAGGATTACCAGTTCTATTCGCAGGCCCATACGTGCAAGTTCTGGACCGCTCttcaggtggggctcaccatgaacaTTTATTGTACAAAAATCACTGATCAGGatgacccattcatcaggtgggacccacagttctCAATTTTTTTCTAGTAGTCCATTTCTCAGTCTTgtatgtcccacctgatgaatggttaacCTCTGAGTTGATGAaactcgtccgagtcaactcaactcagccaCTCAGTTGAATCAACATGACATTCAATCGTATGATTGAGAAAGGTTTTCTATTTTATATCACATGTATACTAACTCCATATAGATTAAATATAAATCACTCTTACTGATATTTCTAAAGTATAATTATTAACAATTCGAATCAACTCCGATCTGGTCTTCGAGTCCACCTGACCCGCCAATGATCGAGTCCAATCGAGTTTTgaaacatgggcctcaacaagaaATCTCCTTCCATGCATTACATTTCTATTGTGATCAGGTGGGGATACTGCCATGTAGTGAACAACTACTACAGGGATTGGAAATACTATGCAATAGGAGGGAGGGTGCACGCCAAGGTTCTTTCGGAGCTAAATGTGTTCGAGCCAGGCCGGCGGTTAGAGGTGACGCCATGGTTCAACCGCTTCACCTCCGACCTGACCCCGACGATTGTGTCATCCAAGGACCTTATGTTGAAGGGCGCGACGTTTCATCAATTCCTCAAGTTTGGCACACTTAACACTCCACACAGCGAATTCCCATCATACGTTCTCCCAGTGCGGCCCACCGGGTCGCTGATCGGTCTAGTGATTAACTGTGGTGGGGTCATGTGGGGAGCCAAACTGAACCGTTGCATGGCTACTACATGATGAATTGTGTGGCCTAAGTTCTACTTGGTTGTTTTTAATTGACCACGTTTGGATATAAAATCTGTCTTTTTGTATTTTGTGTTTGGAAAGAGAGTGGGTGCGTTTGGTTACACCtagtttcatgatattttgttTTTACAAAGTAACTTCTTTTCTTATGTTGTAGTATTGGTGTTTGGTTGCACAGAAacaactttttttcttttcttttttccttttcacaggtcaattttgtaaattttcaacaaaaaattttaattttctcagAATTCATTAAACTGTACTCGGATTCGGTAgaacactgtgggccccaccatgatttatatgttttatccatgacattcattcattttgagagctcattttagggcatgatcccaaaaatgtggcagatccaaaggtcaagtggaccacaccacaggaagtaatgGGGATGATGACAccttgttgaaaccttcctagggttcacaacgatgtttattttccatccaacctattcataaagtcactcgggactggatgaatagaaaacccaaatatcagcttgatccaaaacttctatggcccacaagaagatttcaacagtaggcgtccaattcacattgtttcccgtggcgtggtccacttgagctttggatatgcttcaaatttgggctcatgctaaaaaatgatctgataaaacagATAAACAGTGTGGGTAAGAAAAAAatattacattgggccccacaaagtAGATACTGAGTATGCAATCTGTTTCGGCTTTTTATTAGAATCGGGACCGGTCATTTTAGGGGCGTCGGTTGAGGTGTACCAGCCAACTGTAGGGCACTGTTTTGACAGAATCCAACACGTTAATCAGATGCATCACCTTCAAAAAGCCACAGACTCCAAAAaccagctgatccaaaactttggtgagccatAGCACATGAAAGATGTTGGGAGAGAACTCCCACCGTTGAGTGGAGTGGGAGCCTACCATGTTATATATGGAATCCAGCCCGTTCATACCCTTCATTCTGTCCATGTTGTGTGTGTCCATAGGTTTTGCTAACATTCCCACCTTCATATATACATTATCAAAGTCCCAAAGCCTTTTAAAAGGCACACAAGGTGACCTATAGTCAATCCTAACTGAATTCTTTCATACAACCAGAAACAAGCAAAGGTGCGAAATTCATATCAACTGGGTGATCCTCAGCTTcccatcaatagcatgaaaatggacggtcaagattggcagttaaaataggtccaatcatcatctcgaTGCTGTGGCGGTGA
This DNA window, taken from Magnolia sinica isolate HGM2019 chromosome 14, MsV1, whole genome shotgun sequence, encodes the following:
- the LOC131225001 gene encoding putative pectate lyase 21, whose amino-acid sequence is MNCFVDGTRCQFSPCALGNRLPLCAIGFAAGTTGGAGGPYYMVSQSDDDPNDPVPGTLRYAVDFAGRNKGGAWIIFKRSMMIKLKEKLWISSNTTIDGRGVNVTIVGKGLVLARVSNVILHNFEVVSTGQSDTVHVFDGSHHVWIDHLSSHDGNLGLVTVLQGSTDVTVSNCYLSNHNFNMLLGASDEDTMDHILRVTVYRNWFDSSNQRMPHCRWGYCHVVNNYYRDWKYYAIGGRVHAKVLSELNVFEPGRRLEVTPWFNRFTSDLTPTIVSSKDLMLKGATFHQFLKFGTLNTPHSEFPSYVLPVRPTGSLIGLVINCGGVMWGAKLNRCMATT